The sequence GTTGATGTATACCAGTGATGAGAGATCATTATTTGTCTTAATTGTGAAAATGGCAACAGAGGTAGAAGCAAACAAATTTGTTACACTTCTCTGCTGGCCTTTCCAGCTAAGTACAGAAGGGATTATTTGGGTGCTTCAGGTGTTTGAACACTTAAAAACTATTGAAATTTGTCTCAAATATTTTTGAAGCCTTTGGAAGTGAGTTTTGTTTTACAGGCtcatatgttttcattttaatcttgtattgtattttctttcctctaatgCCCGTGATCCAGAAAAGATGTGGCTTCTGGAAGAGCTGTATCTTTAGGTAGATTGCTGATCCTCTtctggagaaaaatattaaaaaaaaaaaaaaattataaaccttACAGGCCTTCTCAAGGTCTCCTCTAAATTGAGAATCCAAAGCTAAAATAGAAGTTGTGGAAGTTGTGCTTGTGCCACAATTTGGTGTGTAATCTCTAGCTTTTCAGTGTTAAGAGTTGCTTTTTTAACGACTTAGTGCCTGAACAATTATGAAAAGCCTTCAAAAAGATGGACGTGAGGTACGAAGAGGTAGACTGACTTGAAGTCCTATGTGCTGATTCGAGATGTCGAAGGGGCAAAACCTGATTACGTTTAGTGAACTCTGCCTTTAAGAATACTGTCTGGGCCGTTTCTTGTGCAGAGACTAGTTAATTGGAATCACAGGACAGCAATGTACTGCCGAGCACTGAGCATCTCCAACAATTTTAAACATGTGCTTTGGCATACGTTTCAGATGTAAAGCAATTAACCAGAAACTTTACAACTACTGAGCAGTATTTTCCAGTTTCAGAATCCAGTCCCTCCATTTGTTTCTGAAAGAGAAGTACCAGACTGGTTGAAAGTATTGGCAGCAAGGCATGCTGTGTTTAAATGTTGGAAGGTGCTGCTGAACTAATGCAAGTGACTGCACAGGGAAACATTTTTAGTGCAATAATGAGATTTGTAATTAATATTTGGCCTAAAACAGGAAGGTAGAAAAGTGAGAACAGACAATTCAGGCTCAAGTGTCTTGAGTTTTATTTTGGCTTCAAAGAGAAGTATTACAGGATTGCTACTTATAAATTGTGGTACTGTCCACTGTATTATTTCCATACAGACATTTTTGTGTAGCATTTGTAACAGTAGTAGCAATTTGTTTGCCTGGGTCTACTTGGCTGCTAAAATAAGCAGATCTCAAGTTACACTCTCTACTTAAGCATTTATTATTTTGCCAATGTATAGCCTAAACCCCAGACTTCCTTATCCAGCAGCACTTaataaggggagaaaaaacaatTCTGCAGAGTTACTTTCTTGGTTGTTCTTTAGAGTTTCCAAAACATGATATAGTTTCACTAATGATGGGTCAACCCAAAGgtgtccttgcttttttttttattaatcccaACGTATTATCAAGTACTTAAGAAATTTCTGATTTCAAATGTACACAACGTAACAAGCCTCAGGTTCTGCTTTCATGAAGAAATGGTAATATCACAAAACTTGTAAACATAGGCCTACGTACTTTTAGTGCACGTGATTaaaaacttctgttttaaaaaaaaagatgctaaaaataaTAGTTCAAGAGTTCATAAGGCTTTGGATGTATATGATACATTTAAAGCATGTGAATGGTAACTGTCATTGGAAGAAACATATGATCAAACTATGATGGTTTCATAATTTATTAGCACTGATTTTACTAAGCTATCTTACTTTATACCATTAACTTTTCACAGTGCCATAACTGATTGATGTATTGTCTACTGTTTGTGAGACATGAGTGTATGTAGATATGGTAAATATGATTGTCTACTGTCACCACCTGATAAATTTACCATGTAAGTAAAATACATTCCCCAGGCTATTGTGTTTTAAAGGAATGAACTGTTCAGGGAGAATTGGTGCAAAGATAGTCTCCAAATTTGGGGTGGTAAAAGGTGCTCTGAATTTCTGAGTGTCTGCATGCTTGTGAAGATATATTCTTAATGTCTGGGTTTGGTGATAGTTGTTTGACAGTACTCTGAACATTGTACAGAGTTTTACAGAATGTTAAGGGcttaaaaaatattgaaatactttGTTGCTACAGACTACAAAATGTGCATCAAACAAAGCTAAGTGGATTTCTAGGCTTCAAATCTGGTTGCTTTTCCATATTGTGACAGTCTTAGATCTTCAGTAGCAGGTAATAACTTATAAATCTACCTTTCTCCAAGGTAATTATTCATTAATAAGGAACGTGGAACTAAATTCAAACTGTGACATGATATGCAGTGtattaaagttttgtttttttttcttgactccTGTTTGATAGCTTAAAGATGAAGCTGGCAGCAGAATCTTGCTGAAGTATTTTATCTAGCTGTTGCGATGACTATGGTGTATCTGAAACTGTTTACTTTGAATAATACCTTCAGCTATTTCAAGTATATTGAAGTATGATCTAGAGTCTTACTTAATGTGGTATGAGAAATGATAGTTAGAaattctgattttcctttttttttttaataaagagagaGACTGGTGCATTATATTAATTCATAAAATTTTAATGTTGCATTCAGTTGGACAATTGATCataatttgaaacaaatttcTTACGACAATTCTCTAAAAACATACAATATTATTCTACGAAGTTTGAACCAATCTCTTCCACCTTCTCACTCCCTCCATTTCTGTTGCAAAATTGAAGTGGCACGACCTGCTTATGACGAATCAGATCAGCACCCAGTTAAAATGGTCTGAAGGAGAGAGTGTCAGGACAGTGTAAATGGGATGTTTTTAGCTATGAGCAAATAGGAAACCTGAGAAAGAAGAGTGAACGTAGTCAGAGGAATAGAGACCATTAGATTCTGAATTGGGCAGTTGGAGCCATACTTGATCGTTCTCCATGAGATCGATGACAGCACTGCCAGAAGCCTGGTCAAGGTATCCTTTCTTGTACTCATCATAGGTGTACATGAGTGGGGAACCATTTTTGTAGAGTGCAACCCAAACATTTGTTCCTTTTGCATGTACATGGTAGGAGAAATAGTACAGTCCAGGGATCCTGCAGGTGAAGATTCCTGTTCTGGGGTCATAGTGTTGCTGCCTATTGTACAAGATTTTATCAAATTTGATGGGGACTGTTGCTCCAGGGTAGGCTTTTGAGAGGATGACACTGAAAGCAGACACTGGCATCCCTGTAAGAGCTTGGTTTACTCCTCCTTTCATGTAAGCCTCTCCTGCTTTAACATAGCTTTCCGGCATCTGTGGGACTACAGCTTGGCCGGGGGGACCAGGAGGACCTGGGGGGCCTGGCAATCCAGGCTCTCCATTGTTGCCTTTAGGCCCAGGGGGTCCAGGTGGTCCCATGGGTCCACTTAATCCTTTTGTAGCAATACCTGCTGGGCCTGGCAGTCCTGGTGCTCCTGGCTCACCTTTTGCACCAGGGGCTCCTGGCAGGCCAGGGGGGCCAATGGGGCCTCTGATCCCAGGTATTCCTGAAGGCCCTCTGGGGCCTGGCTCGCCATTGATCCCTGGAACTCCCTTTACTCCTTGTGGACCCATTGGGCCAGGCAAGCCAGGTAGCCCGGCGTGGCCAGTGTCACCTTTTGGACCTGGGAAACCTGGGTGTCCCTTAGGACCAGCAAGACCTTGCTCACCTGGGTATCCTGGTTTTCCGTCTAATCCTGGTAGACCTCGTTCACCTTTGGCCCCAGGGAATCCCGGCAGGCCTGCGGGGCCCATGTCACCCTTAGGTCCAGGTAGGCCATTCTCACCAGGCAAGCCTTTGAGTCCTTGAGGGCCCATGTTCCCTGGTGGCCCGACAGGTCCTGGTTCTCCTGACACACCAGCTGGGCCTTGGTCTCCTTTAGGTCCTGGGAGCCCAGGAGGACCTTCAGGCCCCCTATGTCCCTTCATTCCTGGCAATCCTGGCTTTCCAAATCCTGGAAGACCTGGGGATCCAGGCAAGCCTGCAGGTCCGGGGTGTCCCTTGGCTCCGGGGATGCCTGCTGGCCCTGGTGGTCCCATTGGCCCAGGCTTGCCaatgccagcttctccaggttcTCCTGGGGGACCCTGGGGACCTGGGATACCAGCCGCTCCAGGTGCACCTGGTAAGCCTCTGTCACCTTTCATACCTGGCTGACCTGGAAGACCATTTTCACCAGGCTTCCCTatcccagcagggccagggaggccCCGGGGTCCCTGCGGGCCTGGAAGACCCCTATTACCTGGGCGGCCCGGAACGCCAAATCCATTTTCTCCCTTTTGTCCATTAATACCAGGGATACCTGGTTCTCCTTTCTCACCGGGGAAGCCCCTCGGCCCTTGAGCTCCTGGAGGGCCTTGTGGTCCTGGCTTGCCAGGAACAGACAGTCCTGCAGGGCCAGGAGTGCCAGGTGGTCCTTGTGGCCCTCTTGCTCCTGGGAGCCCAACAGGTCCAGCTTCTCCTTTCTCACCGTTTAGTCCTCTGTCTCCTGGCTTTCCTGGTAGACCTGGCATGCCTGGCTTTCCAACTGCAGAGAATCCAGGTGGTCCTGGGGGACCAGGGGGGCCTTGGGGACCAGGACTTCCAAAGCCGGGCTTTCCTGCAGGTCCTGGTTGTCCTCTTGGTCCGATAGGGCCTGGGGGACCAGGGGGGCCTTGTTCACCCCTTATCTGCACACCTGTGAGAGAAAAGAAACCAGGTCAACCAGGGCAGCTGTAACAGGTTTGCAGACTTGTAGCATGGTGGTGAATTGTGCGAAGGGTTAATTTAACTTGAATCTCATAGGAGACAAGTTTCTAATACTGTGTTTAGTCACTGAGAACCTGACATTCAGAGCAAAAGCCTCTCAGAGCCCTTACATGAATAGGTATCAAATACAAATGTTTTAGAGTTGTGTTGTGAGCTACAAGGCCTCTAGAATTTTTTTTGGCTTCAATACGTTTAGGGTCATCGGAGAGTTTAAAAGATGCTGTGTAAGTAGATGCAAGCTACTAAGGAAGAAAACAACTGATTTAGCAAGCCCTCAGACTTTCATCTTGATAATGAATGAATCCAGAGAGAGCTTCCTGTGCAGGTGTAGCTGCTTTTTTGAAACTACTTGGTGCTGCATTTTAAGTAGTGGGACTTCTGGCTTCTCCACCACACAGTCTTCCAGAAGTGGGCCACggctctggtttgttttttttttgttttttttttggtaaacataCGGGtgttatattttcaaatactgtcttaaagattatttttttgtcataaaaattTCACACAATGGCAAGGTCACAACTTCATCTTATTGCAGTCAGAATTgggcattgttttttttttttaataatacttcaTTTTCTTAGCTATCAAAACAGCAGGTGGAGCCACTTAACCAAATGTCACAAATggagaaataaacaaataagttCACTGCTTATTTTTCTGAGCACTTTGGGGGAGCTTGCAGCTTCCTGTTGGAATTAGGATGCTGATTTATACAACACTACAGACAAGATTCACATAGCTACTGTGAGATTACTTTAGTAGTTTGCAGCAAGTGGCAGCATTATAGAACAAAATACCATACCTATGATGAATGTTAATTTAAGAAGTCATGTTAAAAAGATAAGCCTAGGGTTATAGAAAGAGCCCAGAATCTGGgctcgcttttttttttatattggtaACCTGTTTGATGCTTATGTAGAAAAGATTGATAATTGATCAACAATTGGCTCAGTTAAAGTTTGCATTTCAGTCTCTTGCCAAGAGagcagtgtgtgtgtatatatacatatgaaagCATATGGAGTGATTATTATGCTGTCTCTTAAATAATAAATTCCTTTTTCCGATCTGTGGGTAGTGTTGATGAACCAAAAATGagatgaaggaggaagaaaactatTCCTGTacatattgtattttaaaaaacatatatttatatgaaatgcATTTGATTTTGGTTTGATATTGGATTTGCAAAGTTACCTTCTTCCTATATTGCCAGGGAAATTGTTTCTCTCTACcaagaagcattttcttttttgctgataCATAAAACCAGCACAAATGCATATCACCTTATTTTGGACACCTTCCTATCTCATCTTCCTTAAGGCAGTGAAAAAGAGAATAGTTGTTAAAATCCCACACATAGGAAGAAAGCAATGTCTGTCATTTATTgacaaactgaaaatgcaaacatGCGTCATTCTCAGCTGCAAAGGAGATTGTGGAATCTGTGAGTAGTGACAAGTCTGGTGCAGTCTTTGGTATCTTACTGACGTTGGATTTCTTACTACTGAACTCCCAGATTCAGTAGGGTGTAATTGCAAGTTGGTTTGTTTcggttttttggtgttgttttttaaatgttggtgACATAAGATATGCAAATTTTAAGAACTACatcatatggaaaaaataatttggaaaaggcTTAAGCCTGTCAGAGTTAGCACATACCCTGCAGTGGAAGTGGCGTGTAAATTTTCTTTACACGTTTTCTCTTTGCCACAGGTAAGAGAGCTGCCATTAGAGAAAACAGCTTACTAAACTGGAAGACTGTGAATTTATTCCATAGGTTCTATGTATGGATAGAACTTCAAAAACTATCTCTTCATGTCAGAGAACACAGGCAGGTCAGATCAAAGCCTCAATACAAATACCTAAACAGGTTCCTGAGTTAATGCTGTTTTAGTTGTAAAACATTAGGGGAAAAATACGAATAGGCTTTTACATCAACCACGTAAAATCCAAAACCAAGCATTTATGTGGGTACTTTGGCAGAAGACAACAGTGACCCCAGCCAGGTCTGCTCTTTCATAACCATAACTCAAGGAACTATGTCTAGGCCTACCAGATGTATTTTACTATTTAGCAGTCAGAGTGAGTTTAACTTCTGCAGGGGGGTAAACATGCATTTTATTCAGCTGTATTTAAGTAACATGCAATTATTGCACTTGATCtaattttttttggtggcaaGTTACATCAGACTTTGGCTTCAGAGTGCTTCTCTTTCTTGCTTCTTACCATGTTTTAGATGTACCTTCATATCAGTCCTAGATTCACAAAGTGGTCAGTGCTGCCTTTTTGCATAAGATGCTAAAGGCTTTCTCGGTGTTCGTGGTGTTTATAGAGATTTTCCTGTGAGGAGCTCTACTGTTTCAAAGTGTTGCTGCTTTTAGATTAAAGTGTCTGATAATTGCGCTGTCTAGAAACAATGTTAAGTCCTCTGAGGAAAGGACAGCTGAACACATTAATGAAGTAGGATTTTTACCAGGAAAACTGAAGTAGGGGtgggtcactttttttttatatatcttggCACATATATTGATGCAAAATTGGTTATTGTTCTCTGAATGCAGTCAGACCCTATTTATGTATTGAATTAAGTATGAAGACTTTAGCATAACCTGCAATAATGGCTTATTTAAGCATTGCTGAACAGTCAGGTTTGATTCAACGTTTATTCTCAACTAGGGCTTTTCAAAAATCTCAAGCTAAAGAGCTACTGGTTTAAAAATCATGTCCTACTATATTTAAAACAAGGTAACActaaatacatacagaaaaagaaagtatattCTGACTGGAGAGCTGTCAGGAACAAGCTTTTTAAAACTGCTAAAACAATTTCACCAAATTAAATGAAGCTTTAATAGGGTTTAATTGCCAACAGAAATTGTATGATGTCCTGAGTCACCAGTTTGGGCCTAGACTGAAATTTTAGTTCCAGGCTGCTTTTTGGCAGAGCTGTACAAGacaaaaagataatttattgGTGACTAAATCTCTAGAAGCTATTATTTGGTGACCAAATAAGAAAAGTAAGTCTTCCATGATCACCTCAGACTAGAAATTATTATCACTAACAGTTGTCCCTCTTTAAACTCTTCTAAGAACCCTTTACTAGGACGCTTGTTTTCCAGACTGAAGAATAGCAGTGGTTTTCCAGTCTTTCATTTTGATACTTGTTCCTCAAATGAAGATTTGTCAAGCAATTTTGAATGACTGGACTCCCATGTCTGTAAAACTGTAGGCTGTTCCTGCTTTTGAGGTCTAGTATATATAGCCTTTATTACCTTTCCTAAATAGCATTTTACACTTCTCACATGTTGATATAATCACTCACATTCTGAATATGAAGTTTCACGCATGTTAGATTTTGTGTTAGTATATAAAGTGAAAACTTAGTGCAGAACAATTCATTTCCCCCTTTCACCCTATTTCCTGTCTACCCTGCACCTTCCTTAGTTTGCTGCTGGTTTCCTGCTTTCCAAATGTTTTGGTGGGGGAGGGAACCCAGTAtgaggagaagggaaataaagTGTGGTAGAGGATAAACAAGTAAATATTGTActtcacttaaaaataatatagGTATGTAAATAATTCTGAATAAAGTAATGGAAAAACACTATGAAAAGTTAGTGAGGAAGAGGGTGGAAATGCAACGCTAACCCAGTGGGAATACCAGTTAATGAGTCCTCAGAGTAGCTGTTTATGTACATGAACCTAAATTCAGTCTGAGAGTGCTGCTAGGATTCCAGAAAGTCCTTGTGCCGAAAGCAAGGGATGAAACTGTGATAGTATTTTGGTACAGCCCAGAAgaacagtttggggggggggggtgagtttCCCAGCCATGCTGCTTTCACATGGTTCTTACTGCAGAGCATTCTTGGAGAATGTAGGCTAGGACAGGTTGGGGTGAGACCAGGGCTGCCTCTTTGGACTCGATGTGTGCTGCTGGTGGGCAGCCAGTCCATAGGATCAGACTAGAACTATTCTGAAACAAAACCTCCTAAACAAAGGCCCTGTGGATGCTATGTCCTGATCAGCAGCTATTCTGCTCTCCAGATCTGCTTCTGTTGTGCTGCCCTGTTTTCTAATGCAGATATAGCCTAAAATGTCCTTCTTCTGGTGAAAAGAAGCTTATTTGCAAATCCGATGTTCCAAGTCCCTCATTCAGTTTCCTCATTTCTTCCCAAGTATGACTATTATAATTAAAAGTAGAGGGGATACAGCAAAAGTGAAAGCTAGTCTGAATAGCCTCTTGatgtctaaaagaaaataatgggagaggagaggctgtTTACAAGGAAGATTCAGTTCTCTTAATTTTAGTGATGATAATTGTGACTAGAGATCATCCTTTGGGGGACAATTGATCAAATAAAACCAGCACTAGGAAGTCATAAAGTTTTGATctcaagttttttaaaaaaggctttggactaagcatggaaaaataaaacagaactcaATTTCAAACACTAAGTATAGCCACTCATTTGACTTACAAGGAGAGAGACAATGCCCAGAAATAAAATGTCACAATGTATAGCATTGCAATTATATATTGCTTATATAATCTGTCATAAGACTGATTTATGAAATGAAGATAATTTATAATAAAGCTAGAATTGTTAAATTATTATGAGATTAGACTGATAATTAAAGTATAAGCTTAAATCACTCATGAAAAAATTATGTAGAGACATGTCACATTTTTATGACTATATAtcaatttattttgcctttctagACTTTAAATAGGTTTTCATTTGGCCATATGGATCAGATATGTATTTAAATTCACACCAAAGGTCTGCTTTGAGTAGAGATAATGTAACAGAATATATGAAAGTTCTTTTTGAATATGGTAGATGACAGGTCTAGAAACCCCAGTGTTGAATCAAGAAAATTGAGGATAATTAgcatgttcaaggccaggttggatgaagctttgagtaacctggtctagtggaaagtatTCTGcagagttggaactagatgatcttttaaggtcctttcccacccaaaccattctgtgattctacatttCACACGATTATGCACACAATCATGTAGTATTATTCCTACTACTAGACTAGATCTGTAGCTGTGATCTTGTTTATTTGTCAATAGGAGGTAACTGCCAGAGCCACTTCCAGCTCTTTATGCAGT comes from Numenius arquata chromosome 7, bNumArq3.hap1.1, whole genome shotgun sequence and encodes:
- the COL10A1 gene encoding collagen alpha-1(X) chain; this encodes MHLQISLLLLFCLNIVHGSDGYFSERYQKQSSIKGPHFLPFNVKSQGVQIRGEQGPPGPPGPIGPRGQPGPAGKPGFGSPGPQGPPGPPGPPGFSAVGKPGMPGLPGKPGDRGLNGEKGEAGPVGLPGARGPQGPPGTPGPAGLSVPGKPGPQGPPGAQGPRGFPGEKGEPGIPGINGQKGENGFGVPGRPGNRGLPGPQGPRGLPGPAGIGKPGENGLPGQPGMKGDRGLPGAPGAAGIPGPQGPPGEPGEAGIGKPGPMGPPGPAGIPGAKGHPGPAGLPGSPGLPGFGKPGLPGMKGHRGPEGPPGLPGPKGDQGPAGVSGEPGPVGPPGNMGPQGLKGLPGENGLPGPKGDMGPAGLPGFPGAKGERGLPGLDGKPGYPGEQGLAGPKGHPGFPGPKGDTGHAGLPGLPGPMGPQGVKGVPGINGEPGPRGPSGIPGIRGPIGPPGLPGAPGAKGEPGAPGLPGPAGIATKGLSGPMGPPGPPGPKGNNGEPGLPGPPGPPGPPGQAVVPQMPESYVKAGEAYMKGGVNQALTGMPVSAFSVILSKAYPGATVPIKFDKILYNRQQHYDPRTGIFTCRIPGLYYFSYHVHAKGTNVWVALYKNGSPLMYTYDEYKKGYLDQASGSAVIDLMENDQVWLQLPNSESNGLYSSDYVHSSFSGFLFAHS